One genomic region from Argentina anserina chromosome 2, drPotAnse1.1, whole genome shotgun sequence encodes:
- the LOC126783143 gene encoding LOW QUALITY PROTEIN: uncharacterized protein LOC126783143 (The sequence of the model RefSeq protein was modified relative to this genomic sequence to represent the inferred CDS: deleted 2 bases in 1 codon): MAVSHAQTQTSDSHSHPSGFDKVNYENDHNHPQFQDTDPIDEALVPDGLFMEDTQVLDYSDCDEKMRTGVTGFEEEVVLDSEDEEVNGSRIVTLVNMSSDQICAAGLSYVDSQEPGEESQANALGFVDQFVSLNDDLSFDLPGIDIKKTTKVKSLPVTSIKGTQSLAKMVELGSQNEKAKAFEWVDSEEDGAFYFSDKKMESSLVNSEGRERSGIARKEKVRHAYDTKCTRSGDGSKEKSIIQNLHKEITESEGKIENESLNASEDHLDGKPTELQLKPSDEEENVVGMFEVGFDTQIAAEAMEALAYGAHPGHNTVDVDSGGAAKNKAHIDQSLQKSDFSNVEGVSKNVNRRNRSTRTPKRAGVLFQKESKKQELGPALAAVTNLKRTRFFGESCSNSAEANNNLCTESPKSVKTRKLQSAADYSKGSTVKHQIIESISGVMPRKMEDASNNGIVTYRRKKRSLNAQSPEMISSAEAVSNGLVDKKNKVKKDKIVTYRRKKRISGKGSHTAYVSFEGKSSRKSCSLNLGLWGHPKGKRTRRCSKRNLQSSCSFYSISLKNKFDGTLLETQSGKLVGTDPTFSGKEYTAPSNSMSGISMGSSKDVSHRKKPCNKNSPKSYLMKELIGLGVSGSMPDFASKDLRRRKSMAYVQVLFSQHLGDDIIKQQKKIIARLGLSVASCSMDATHFITDQFARTRNMLEFIALGKPVVTHLWLESCGEANCLISEKSYILRDAKKEKKIGFSMLVSLDCANRCPLLKGRKVFITPNIKPGKEMITSLVKTAQGEPVEQAQIRTAKGKKNLDKLLILSCEEDEAICLPFLEKGVAVYNSELLLNGIVIQRLEYKRHQLFTDVVKKVRP, translated from the exons ATGGCGGTTTCTCACGCCCAGACCCAGACCTCCGATTCTCACTCTCACCCATCTG GGTTTGATAAAGTAAATTATGAAAATGATCATAACCACCCCCAATTCCAAGACACTGATCCCATTGATGAGGCTTTGGTGCCTGATGGCCTATTCATGGAGGACACCCAGGTGCTGGATTATTCAGATTGCGATGAGAAGATGAGGACTGGTGTGACTGGGTTTGAGGAGGAAGTGGTGCTTGATAGTGAGGATGAGGAAGTTAATGGAAGCAGAATAGTGACTCTTGTGAATATGTCGTCGGATCAAATATGCGCTGCAG GGTTAAGCTACGTTGACTCTCAGGAACCTGGGGAGGAATCACAAGCCAATGCACTTGGTTTTGTAGATCAGTTTGTGTCGTTGAACGATGATCTGAGTTTTGACCTTCCAGGAATTGATATAAAGAAAACCACTAAGGTGAAATCCCTTCCTGTTACAAGTATTAAGGGGACTCAAAGTTTGGCGAAGATGGTTGAGCTCGGGTCTCAAAATGAAAAAGCCAAAGCCTTTGAATGGGTTGATTCTGAGGAGGATGGGGCCTTTTATTTTTCAGACAAGAAGATGGAATCATCTTTGGTTAATTCTGAGGGCAGGGAAAGATCTGGTATTGCAAGGAAGGAGAAAGTCAGGCATGCTTATGACACAAAATGTACTCGTTCAGGTGATGGGAGCAAAGAGAAGAGTATAATTCAAAACCTCCATAAGGAAATCACAGAATCTGAAGGCAAGATTGAAAACGAGTCTCTCAATGCATCAGAAGATCATTTAGATGGAAAACCAACAGAACTGCAGCTGAAACCtagtgatgaagaagaaaatgtagTTGGCATGTTTGAAGTTGGTTTTGACACCCAAATTGCTGCCGAAGCTATGGAGGCCTTAGCATATGGGGCTCATCCTGGCCACAACACTGTGGATGTTGATTCAGGAGGCGCTGCAAAGAATAAGGCTCATATTGATCAGTCTCTTCAAAAGAGTGATTTTTCTAATGTGGAAGGCGTTAGCAAGAATGTAAATAGAAGAAATCGTTCCACTAGAACACCAAAGAGAGCAGGTGTTTTATTTCAGAAAGAATCTAAGAAGCAAGAGTTAGGTCCTGCTTTGGCAGCAGTTACCAATTTGAAAAGAACCAGATTCTTTGGTGAGTCTTGTAGTAATTCTGCCGAGGCCAACAATAATTTATGTACAGAATCTCCCAAGTCTGTCAAAACAAGGAAGCTGCAGAGTGCAGCTGATTATTCCAAGGGTTCTACTGTAAAACACCAGATTATCGAGTCAATATCAGGGGTTATGCCAAGAAAAATGGAAGATGCATCAAACAATGGTATTGTTACttacagaagaaagaaaaggagtTTAAATGCTCAATCACCCGAAATGATCAGTAGTGCTGAGGCTGTTTCAAATGGGCTTGTagacaagaaaaacaaagttaAGAAAGACAAGATTGTCACTTAcaggagaaagaagagaatCAGTGGAAAAGGAAGTCATACCGCGTATGTTTCATTTGAGGGAAAAAGTAGCAGAAAATCATGTAGCTTAAATTTAGGTCTATGGGGTCATCCCAAAGGGAAAAGAACACGTCGC TGCTCGAAGCGAAATCTGCAGAGCTCCTGTTCCTTCTACTCCATTTCCTTAAAAAACAAGTTTGACGGAACCTTGTTGGAAACGCAATCTGGCAAGCTAGTTGGCACAGATCCTACATTCTCTGGTAAAGAATATACTGCTCCGTCTAACTCCATGTCTGGCATAAGCATGGGATCATCCAAAGATGTGTCTCATCGCAAAAAGCCATGCAACAAAAACTCACCCAAATCATATCTCATGAAAGAGCTTATTGGACTAGGTGTCTCTGGGTCAATGCCAGATTTTGCTTCAAAAGATTTGAGAAGACGAAAAAGTATGGCCTATGTTCAGGTTCTGTTTAGCCAGCATTTGGGTGATGATATTATCAAGCAGCAGAAAAAG ATCATTGCTCGTCTGGGCCTATCTGTTGCTTCATGTTCTATGGATGCAACACACTTTATAACAGATCAATTTGCACGTACAAGGAATATGTTGGAATTCATCGCTCTTGGTAAACCAGTGGTTACACATTTGTGGCTTGAGAGTTGTGGGGAAGCAAACTGTTTGATTAGTGAGAAGAGCTATATTCTGAGGGATgccaaaaaggaaaagaaaattggaTTTAGCATGCTTGTTTCACTGGACTGTGCAAACCGGTGTCCACTTCTAAAG GGTCGAAAAGTCTTCATTACTCCGAATATTAAACCTGGAAAAGAAATGATTACTAGCTTGGTGAAGACAGCTCAGGGGGAG CCAGTGGAGCAAGCCCAGATACGTACAGCAAAAGGTAAAAAAAATCTCGACAAATTATTGATTCTCTCTTGCGAAGAGGATGAAGCAATCTGTCTACCTTTCCTTGAAAAAG GTGTAGCAGTTTACAATTCTGAACTCTTGCTAAATGGTATTGTTATCCAGAGACTGGAATACAAGAG ACATCAGCTCTTCACCGATGTCGTCAAGAAAGTCCGGCCTTAG
- the LOC126784161 gene encoding polygalacturonase-like produces the protein MGKHGDEVPELRSAAWDRGRGEREREIESSYSVVECKLWEAIGAVSEAQSMFEQSTPVGRGISFNVQNSNHNPYVLGIETVSVFHHNPYVLSINSLYYNSFTEDQISKANHAASTGAAAQSNVFDVTSSKYGGKTDSDISEALTMAWKDACASPSMSNVLVPMGTFKLSQQATFEGPCNAPIQFQLQGTVQAPEDRSHLDDSWVHFKAIDKLTLSGGGTFDGQGELFWKHGHGSTPVDIRFKTVNNSIISGISFINSAKFHISVHDSDNITFQQVTITAPEDSHNTDGIHIASSSRITVSDSYIATGDDCVSIGDGSNQILVSNITCGPGHGISIGSLGKYPDEQPVVGVTVRNCTLTATTNGARIKTWPDSPSASVARDILYEDIIMEDVKNPILINQNYCDKGKTCRLDNPSKVQISDVRAVRY, from the exons ATGGGGAAGCACGGCGATGAGGTCCCCGAGCTTCGATCTGCCGCGTGGGATCGGGGAAGAGgcgagagagaaagagagattgAGAGTTCG TACAGTGTAGTTGAATGCAAACTCTGGGAAGCCATTGGTGCTGTCTCGGAAGCACAGTCGATGTTTGAGCAGTCTACACCAGTTGGCAGAGGGATTAGCTTCAACGTACAGAATTCTAACCATAACCCATACGTGTTGGGTATTGAAACAGTTTCAGTGTTTCACCATAATCCGTACGTGTTGAGTATCAACTCGCTGTACTATAACAGTTTCACTGAGGATCAAATCTCAAAAGCGAACCATGCAG CATCCACAGGTGCAGCTGCGCAGTCCAATGTTTTTGATGTGACAAGCTCGAAATATGGAGGGAAGACAGACTCGGATATTTCAGAGGCATTGACAATGGCATGGAAAGATGCTTGTGCATCACCTTCGATGAGCAATGTCCTTGTTCCGATGGGAACATTCAAGTTATCACAACAAGCAACGTTTGAAGGTCCTTGCAACGCTCCTATTCAATTTCAGCTTCAAGGAACTGTGCAAGCTCCAGAAGATCGAAGCCATCTCGATGACTCCTGGGTTCATTTTAAGGCCATCGACAAGCTCACTTTGTCCGGGGGTGGAACTTTTGACGGACAAGGAGAGCTTTTTTGGAAGCACGGCCATGGCTCTACCCCTGTCGATATTAGATTCAAAACGGTCAACAATTCCATAATTAGCGGCATATCTTTTATAAACAGTGCAAAGTTCCATATTAGTGTCCATGACTCCGATAACATTACATTTCAGCAAGTCACCATCACAGCACCCGAAGACAGTCATAACACCGACGGAATCCACATCGCCAGTTCGAGCAGGATCACGGTCTCCGACTCTTACATTGCAACCGGTGATGATTGTGTTTCAATTGGTGATGGCTCCAACCAAATCTTAGTGTCCAACATTACTTGCGGACCAGGTCATGGGATAAGCATAGGCAGCCTAGGGAAATATCCTGACGAACAACCGGTGGTCGGCGTCACAGTTAGGAACTGCACACTAACTGCCACAACAAACGGTGCTAGAATCAAGACATGGCCGGATTCTCCATCAGCAAGTGTTGCTAGGGATATACTTTATGAAGACATCATCATGGAGGATGTGAAGAACCCTATCCTCATCAACCAAAACTACTGCGACAAAGGCAAGACGTGTAGGCTAGATAATCCATCCAAAGTCCAAATCAGTGACGTGAG AGCTGTCCGATATTGA
- the LOC126784162 gene encoding uncharacterized protein LOC126784162: MSEVNQRQWSDLPSELISEIAERLGPVEVVRFRSVCQAWNSASSVASAKIESVETYEPWFIHYGFDDDSDQCQLVTTENGIITMSLPQLDATTTCIASYQGWLLVFKQGGSMFFFHPFSKTKIDIPKFPYSELSDHVAAFSSPPTSADCAVCLIRRSTSNDDQLDLNLLRRGGGNEWKHYKIDCPQWYIDIIKYAGYGKIGEFYFFDDKDQHISFKVPRENKKVSWHAWTTRVTSALTEIPAGAYYRSKTYFTEAEMLNKLGLPADEDVLFSICGTQTELNDFDKFIFDENYEFIKTSDHPEESKRQRKFKGVWIYPRFYQTSLKEQRW, encoded by the coding sequence ATGTCAGAAGTGAATCAAAGGCAATGGTCCGATCTTCCTTCTGAACTTATCTCAGAGATAGCAGAGCGTCTAGGACCAGTGGAGGTTGTGAGATTCCGCAGCGTTTGTCAGGCATGGAATTCTGCTTCTTCGGTAGCTTCAGCTAAAATTGAATCTGTAGAAACCTATGAACCATGGTTTATTCATTACGGGTTCGATGATGATTCTGATCAATGCCAGCTGGTAACTACTGAAAATGGCATCATTACCATGAGTCTTCCACAACTGGATGCAACCACAACTTGCATTGCATCATACCAAGGATGGCTTCTTGTATTCAAACAAGGCGGATCAATGTTCTTCTTTCATCCCTTCTCAAAAACAAAGATAGACATTCCCAAGTTCCCATACTCCGAACTTTCGGACCATGTTGCAGCATTTTCATCTCCCCCCACTTCTGCTGATTGCGCTGTTTGCCTCATCAGGCGTAGCACTAGTAATGATGATCAGTTGGATCTGAATCTACTTCGCCGCGGAGGAGGTAATgaatggaagcattacaagaTTGACTGTCCCCAATGGTACATTGATATAATCAAATATGCGGGTTATGGTAAAATAGGAGAATTCTACTTTTTCGACGACAAAGATCAACATATCTCCTTCAAGGTTCctagagaaaacaaaaaagttaGCTGGCACGCTTGGACAACTAGAGTGACTTCTGCTCTGACAGAGATTCCAGCGGGAGCATACTACCGTTCCAAGACTTATTTCACGGAAGCTGAAATGTTAAACAAGCTTGGCTTGCCTGCTGATGAGGATGTTCTATTTTCGATTTGCGGGACACAAACGGAGCTAAATGATTTCGACAAGTTTATCTTTGATGAAAATTATGAATTCATTAAAACTAGTGATCATCCTGAAGAATCCAAGAGACAACGAAAGTTCAAAGGCGTATGGATCTACCCAAGATTCTATCAAACCTCTCTAAAAGAGCAGAGATGGTAA
- the LOC126785044 gene encoding secoisolariciresinol dehydrogenase, whose protein sequence is MFRVGIRKHVTFTRALVSPSCFKMEYSSQSGRLEGKVALITGAASGIGKATASKFISNGAKVVLADIQQQLGQEAAKELGPNASFIACDVTKESDISNAVDFTISKHSQLDIMYSNAGVACQTPPSIVDLDLAVFDRVMNINVRGVLAGIKHASRVMIPRKTGSILCTASITGVMGGLSQHTYSLSKFAVVGIVKSLAAELCQHGIRINGISPFAIPTPFVIEEMSRIYSGADIKKLIEIIHSSGALEGANCEPNDIANAALYLASDDAKYVSGHNLVVDGGFTSFKTLNFPAPDQVH, encoded by the exons ATGTTCAGGGTTGGAATCAG AAAACATGTCACCTTTACAAGAGCTTTGGTTTCTCCAAGCTGCTTCAAGATGGAATATTCATCACAGAGTGGAAG ACTTGAAGGCAAGGTAGCACTGATTACTGGAGCAGCAAGTGGCATAGGAAAGGCAACTGCATCAAAATTCATCAGCAATGGTGCCAAGGTTGTTCTTGCAGATATACAACAGCAGCTTGGCCAAGAGGCAGCAAAGGAGCTTGGTCCTAATGCCAGCTTCATCGCCTGTGATGTCACGAAAGAATCTGACATTTCCAATGCTGTAGATTTCACCATCTCTAAGCACAGCCAGCTTGATATTATGTACAGCAATGCAGGTGTAGCTTGTCAGACTCCTCCAAGCATTGTTGACCTTGACCTGGCAGTGTTTGATCGTGTAATGAACATCAACGTGCGAGGAGTCCTGGCAGGAATTAAGCACGCTTCCCGTGTGATGATCCCACGCAAAACTGGCTCAATTCTCTGCACGGCCAGCATCACAGGAGTAATGGGAGGACTATCACAACACACATATTCTCTGTCCAAATTTGCTGTTGTAGGCATTGTCAAGTCTCTGGCTGCAGAGCTATGCCAGCATGGGATCCGGATCAATGGCATATCCCCATTTGCCATTCCAACACCATTTGTCATAGAAGAAATGAGTCGGATTTATTCAGGAGCTGACATCAAGAAGCTAATTGAAATTATACATAGCTCTGGCGCCTTGGAAGGAGCAAATTGTGAACCCAATGACATCGCCAATGCAGCACTTTACCTAGCTTCAGATGACGCTAAATATGTTAGTGGCCATAATTTGGTTGTAGATGGAGGTTTTACATCTTTCAAGACTTTGAATTTCCCTGCACCAGATCAGGTGCATTAA
- the LOC126785045 gene encoding LOW QUALITY PROTEIN: uncharacterized protein LOC126785045 (The sequence of the model RefSeq protein was modified relative to this genomic sequence to represent the inferred CDS: inserted 1 base in 1 codon), with amino-acid sequence MDEEEDPDAQVQNLTVPEHYLVPSTALEESEWLRVTLHKWLDDEYCPEPTNVEISKIAAQSYYKALLEKQTEXGEISLKMAMELETISYQESFHGAFSTANAAVSLIAQKIEQA; translated from the exons atggatgaagaagaagacccAGATGCCCAAGTTCAGAACTTGACTGTCCCAGAACATTACTTGGTCCCTTCCACGGCCTTGGAG GAATCAGAGTGGCTAAGGGTGACTTTGCATAAGTGGTTGGATGATGAGTACTGCCCAGAACCAACCAATGTGGAGATCAGCAAGATTGCTGCTCAATCATACTATAAGGCTTTGCTTGAGAAACAGACTG TTGGTGAGATTTCGTTGAAGATGGCAATGGAATTGGAAACCATTTCTTATCAGGAAAGCTTTCATGGGGCTTTCTCAACAGCCAATGCAGCTGTTAGTTTGATTGCTCAAAAGATAGAGCAGGCCTAG
- the LOC126785041 gene encoding protease Do-like 2, chloroplastic — protein sequence MAIAVSNCYFSVLTSTAKFNSAVSVAQPSLAASLWSSSSCHTLRPVCRSNRASNSRRRASSSEKSLSENEGVAKKLNGDVLSSSGGGGKTRRPQPAAYKPFGTQRKEKKESVADQKQAEVRSLQDADILNAVVKVYCTHTAPDYSLPWQKQRQFTSTGSAFMIGDGKLLTNAHCVEHYTQVKVKRRGDDTKYVAKVLAKGVDCDIALLTVESEEFWKGAEPLHFGSLPHLQEAVTVVGYPLGGDTISVTKGVVSRIEVTSYAHGSSDLLGIQIDAAINPGNSGGPAFNDQGECIGVAFQVYRSEEAENIGYVIPTTVVSHFLNDYERNGKYTGFPCLGVMLQKLENPALRACLKVETIEGVLVRRVEPTCDAHNVLKEGDVIVSFDDVHVGCEGTVPFRSNERIAFRYLISQKFAGDVADLGIIRAGQFMKVKAELNPRVHLVPYHIDGGQPSYLIIAGLVFTPLSEPLIDEECDDSIGLKLLAKARYSLARFKGEQIVILSQVLANEVNIGYEDMSNQQVLKLNGTPIKNIRHLAHLVDSCKHKYLVFEFEDNYITVLEREAALASSTSILKDYGIPAERSSDLLEPYIDSAVDGQADQEDLGDSPVSNLEIGFDGLIWA from the exons ATGGCCATTGCGGTCAGTAACTGCTACTTCTCCGTCCTCACCTCCACCGCTAAATTCAACTCCGCCGTCTCCGTAGCCCAGCCCAGCCTCGCCGCGTCTCTGTGGTCGAGCAGTAGCTGCCACACTCTAAGACCGGTTTGCCGCAGTAATAGAGCTTCGAATTCACGGCGACGCGCATCGTCGTCGGAAAAGTCACTCTCGGAG AATGAAGGCGTTGCTAAGAAGCTTAATGGTGATGTACTGAGTAGTAGTGGTGGTGGAGGGAAGACCCGGCGGCCGCAACCGGCGGCGTATAAGCCGTTTGGAACGCAgagaaaggagaagaaggagtcTGTAGCTGATCAGAAGCAG GCTGAAGTGAGAAGTCTTCAGGATGCTGATATTCTCAATGCAGTTGTTAAG GTGTACTGCACCCATACAGCTCCTGACTATTCCCTTCCTTGGCAAAAGCAAAGACAGTTTACAAGTACAGGCAG TGCTTTTATGATTGGTGATGGCAAACTCTTGACAAATGCCCATTGTGTTGAACATTATACTCAG GTTAAAGTGAAGAGAAGAGGAGATGATACCAAATATGTGGCAAAG GTTTTAGCCAAAGGTGTTGATTGTGATATAGCCTTGCTCACGGTAGAAAGTGAGGAATTTTGGAAAGGAGCAGAGCCACTCCATTTTGGAAGCTTGCCACATCTTCAG GAAGCAGTGACTGTTGTGGGGTATCCCCTTGGAGGAGATACCATTTCAGTAACGAAGGGAGTTGTATCGCGTATAGAG GTTACCTCATATGCTCATGGGTCATCTGATTTGTTGGGCATTCAGATTGATGCAGCAATTAATCCTG GTAATAGTGGTGGTCCTGCATTCAATGACCAAGGTGAGTGCATTGGGGTGGCATTTCAG GTCTACAGATCTGAAGAGGCGGAGAATATTGGATATGTGATTCCTACTACAGTTGTCTCTCACTTTTTGAATGATTATGAGAGGAATGGGAAGTACACAG GTTTCCCTTGCCTTGGTGTTATGTTGCAAAAGTTGGAAAATCCTGCATTGCGAGCATGCTTAAAAGTAGAGACTATTGAG GGGGTCCTTGTCCGAAGAGTAGAACCCACTTGTGATGCTCATAATGTACTTAAAGAG GGAGACGTGATTGTAAGCTTCGATGATGTGCATGTAGGGTGTGAAGGAACAGTACCGTTTCGATCAAATGAGCGCATTGCATTCCGTTACCTTATAAGCCAGAA ATTCGCAGGTGATGTTGCAGATCTTGGTATTATTAGAGCCGGACAATTCATGAAAGTCAAAGCAGAGTTGAACCCACGAGTGCATTTG GTTCCTTATCATATCGATGGTGGGCAGCCCTCTTACTTAATAATCGCTGGTTTGGTGTTTACCCCACTCTCTGAACCATTAATAGA TGAGGAGTGTGATGATTCTATAGGG tTGAAACTTTTGGCGAAAGCACGCTACTCTTTGGCTAGATTCAAAGGGGAACAGATTGTCATCCTATCACAG GTCTTAGCAAATGAAGTAAATATAGGGTATGAAGATATGAGCAATCAACAG GTTTTGAAGTTAAATGGAACTCCAATAAAGAACATTCGTCATTTAGCGCACCTTGTTGATT CCTGCAAGCACAAGTACTTGGTCTTTGAATTTGAAGACAACTACATTACAGTTCTTGAAAGAGAAGCAGCACTAGCCTCTTCAACTAGCATTCTCAAAGATTATGGGATTCCAGCTGAAAGATCTTCCGATCTGTTGGAGCCCTATATAGATTCAGCTGTGGACGGCCAAGCTGACCAGGAGGATTTGGGCGACAGTCCGGTCTCAAATCTGGAAATTGGCTTTGATGGACTTATTTGGGCTTAA
- the LOC126785043 gene encoding probable indole-3-pyruvate monooxygenase YUCCA10, whose translation MPEAVVIIVGAGPSGLAVAGCLSRLEIPYVLLEREDCFASLWKKYSYDRLHLHLQKQFCELPHMSFPSSCPTYVPKKQFIQYLDDYVAHFKISPMYQRNVEFASYDQGSERWVVKTMNNNEGRGGEMEEFLGRFLVVATGEATDPYVPEIQGLGSFDGKVLHSTRFKSGVEFKNTNVLVVGSGNSGMEIALDLANHGASTSIIVRSPVHFLSKRMVYLALVLLRYLSLGKVDALMVLLSKLVFGDLGKYGIARPKEGPFFMKIKYGKYPAIDVGTCSKIKSGEIQVLPAEIGCIRGNNVELKNGKSYQFDSIIFCTGFKRSTNLWLKGDDYLLKEDGLPRPSFPNHWKGKNGLYCVGLSRRGLYGSNEDAQNVANDIKSSL comes from the exons ATGCCGGAAGCAGTGGTGATCATAGTCGGGGCTGGCCCTTCCGGCCTCGCCGTTGCTGGCTGTCTCAGCCGACTCGAAATCCCATACGTACTTCTGGAAAGAGAGGACTGTTTTGCTTCTCTTTGGAAGAAGTACTCCTACGATCGTCTCCACCTTCACCTTCAGAAGCAGTTCTGTGAGCTCCCCCACATGTCATTTCCGTCTTCTTGTCCCACGTATGTACCCAAAAAACAGTTCATTCAGTACTTGGATGACTACGTTGCACATTTCAAGATCAGTCCCATGTACCAGAGAAATGTCGAGTTTGCAAGTTATGATCAGGGTTCTGAGAGATGGGTGGTGAAGACGATGAACAATAATGAGGGCCGTGGTGGTGAGATGGAGGAGTTTCTAGGAAGGTTTCTGGTGGTGGCTACTGGTGAAGCAACAGATCCATATGTGCCAGAGATTCAAGGGTTGGGTAGTTTTGATGGGAAGGTTCTTCATTCGACTCGATTCAAATCCGGGGTTGAGTTCAAGAACACGAATGTTCTGGTGGTCGGCTCTGGGAATTCCGGTATGGAAATTGCTCTGGATCTGGCAAACCATGGTGCAAGTACTTCAATAATTGTTCGGAGCCCG GTTCATTTTTTGTCTAAGAGGATGGTTTATCTGGCCTTAGTTTTGTTGAGATATCTTTCATTAGGCAAAGTGGATGCTTTGATGGTTTTGCTTAGCAAGTTGGTTTTTGGTGACCTTGGCAAGTATGGGATAGCCAGGCCAAAAGAGGGTCCTTTCTTTATGAAGATCAAGTACGGCAAATACCCGGCTATTGATGTCGGCACCTGTAGTAAGATCAAGTCCGGCGAGATTCAG GTCTTACCTGCAGAAATAGGCTGCATTAGAGGAAACAATGTGGAACTCAAAAATGGAAAATCATACCAGTTTGACTCGATCATTTTCTGCACCGGATTCAAGAGATCAACAAATTTGTGGCTCAAG GGGGATGATTATCTTTTGAAAGAAGATGGGCTCCCAAGACCAAGTTTTCCAAACCACTGGAAGGGCAAGAATGGTTTGTATTGTGTGGGACTATCAAGAAGAGGATTATACGGATCTAATGAGGATGCTCAAAACGTAGCCAATGACATCAAGTCATCTCTGTAA